Proteins from a genomic interval of Musa acuminata AAA Group cultivar baxijiao chromosome BXJ1-9, Cavendish_Baxijiao_AAA, whole genome shotgun sequence:
- the LOC103998361 gene encoding F-box protein At1g47056, protein MGQSASSRLTDSPPAVVAGISTATDYTADLPDDCLALVFQSLGPGDRKRCSLVCRRWLAVEGRSRLRLALDARAALLDVAPAIFARFDAVSRLTLRCSNRTDSIGDEGLALVAARCPNLASLKLRACGALTDAGMAAVARYCSGLRKLSVGSCAFGAKGVDAVLRGCPLLEELSIKRLRGLHDPSATAELVAGAASLRSVCLKGLYNAQCFAPLIAGCPNLKTLKLIRCSGDWDPLLKNMAARVPGVVEIHLERLQVTDSGLAALSVCVDLEVLRLVKTPECTNAGLAAVADRCAHLRKVHIDGWRANRIGDEGLQALARRCAGLQELVLIGVNPTSRTLELMASNCCRLERLAFCGSDTFGDAEVACIASKCAALKKLCIKGCPISDQGMEALAAGCPKLVKVKVKRCSGVTPECADRLAASRNGKLAVNVEADEGSAAVQQAEGTVVFGEFGIAEDTGGAERPPLASVDRASAAGPLSSKSRRTARKKRAGFFASRRNLVASALRRWSHGSSYSRHSHR, encoded by the coding sequence ATGGGCCAATCCGCCTCCAGCCGTCTCACCGACTCGCCGCCGGCTGTGGTGGCGGGTATCTCCACCGCGACGGACTACACCGCTGACCTCCCCGACGACTGCCTCGCCCTCGTCTTCCAGTCGCTTGGCCCTGGTGACCGCAAGCGCTGTTCACTGGTGTGCCGAAGGTGGCTCGCCGTTGAGGGCCGGAGCCGCCTTCGCCTCGCGCTCGACGCCCGCGCCGCGCTCCTCGACGTGGCTCCTGCCATCTTCGCCCGCTTCGACGCCGTCTCCAGACTCACCCTCCGATGCAGCAACCGCACCGACAGCATTGGCGACGAGGGGCTTGCCCTCGTCGCGGCGCGCTGTCCCAATCTTGCCAGCCTCAAGCTCCGCGCCTGCGGCGCCCTCACCGATGCCGGCATGGCCGCTGTCGCCCGTTACTGCTCGGGCCTGCGCAAGCTATCCGTCGGCTCCTGCGCCTTTGGCGCCAAGGGTGTTGACGCCGTCCTCCGCGGGTGCCCCCTCCTGGAAGAGCTCTCCATCAAGCGCCTCCGCGGCCTCCACGACCCGTCCGCCACCGCCGAACTCGTTGCCGGCGCCGCCTCCCTCCGCTCCGTCTGCCTCAAGGGTCTCTACAATGCGCAGTGCTTCGCACCGCTCATCGCCGGGTGCCCCAACCTCAAGACGCTCAAGCTCATCCGCTGCTCCGGCGACTGGGATCCCCTCTTGAAGAACATGGCCGCTAGGGTCCCCGGGGTTGTCGAAATCCACCTCGAGAGGCTGCAGGTGACCGACAGCGGCCTCGCCGCCCTGTCCGTCTGCGTCGATCTCGAGGTCCTCCGCCTCGTCAAGACGCCGGAGTGCACCAACGCAGGCCTCGCCGCTGTTGCGGACCGCTGCGCCCACCTCCGCAAGGTCCACATCGACGGGTGGAGGGCGAACCGTATCGGCGACGAGGGTCTCCAGGCCCTGGCCCGGCGGTGCGCCGGTCTCCAAGAACTGGTCCTCATCGGGGTCAATCCCACGTCCCGGACCTTGGAGCTCATGGCGAGCAACTGCTGCAGATTGGAACGCCTCGCATTTTGCGGCAGCGACACCTTTGGGGACGCCGAGGTCGCCTGCATCGCCTCCAAGTGCGCAGCTCTTAAGAAGCTCTGCATCAAGGGGTGCCCCATCTCCGACCAGGGGATGGAGGCCCTCGCGGCGGGGTGCCCAAAGCTTGTCAAGGTAAAGGTGAAGAGGTGCTCCGGGGTGACGCCGGAGTGCGCGGATCGACTGGCAGCGAGCAGAAACGGGAAACTGGCTGTCAACGTGGAGGCCGACGAGGGATCGGCCGCCGTGCAGCAGGCGGAGGGGACTGTGGTCTTCGGGGAATTTGGGATCGCGGAGGACACAGGCGGGGCCGAGCGGCCGCCGCTTGCCTCGGTCGACCGGGCCAGTGCCGCGGGGCCCCTGAGCAGTAAGAGTAGGCGGACGGCGCGGAAGAAACGGGCGGGCTTCTTCGCGTCCCGAAGAAACTTGGTGGCATCAGCTCTGAGGAGATGGTCCCACGGAAGTAGCTATTCACGTCACAGTCatcggtga
- the LOC135594317 gene encoding heptahelical transmembrane protein ADIPOR1-like, translated as MEAEKKRKGQKKQRKLLSYEELPDYMKENEYIRDHYRAEWPIRNALLSLFSWHNETLNIWTHLLGFVLFLGFTLLHLSHHVAEVADFLGHFTWSISTSAVENASCSLGNFFGEAAAFIKLPSQTAAASSPSHPAAAQWPFFVFLGGSMFCLLSSSGCHLLCCHSHRLNLFLLRMDYVGIAVMIVTSFIPPIYYIFQCDPHWQVTYLVAISAMGFVTVFTLLSPQLSTGEFRAYRALLFVGMGFSGIVPAVHAAIMNWGEPRRNVTLAYETAMAMSYLTGTIFYVTRVPERWKPGWFDLAGHSHQIFHVFVIAGAVAHYGAAVIFLQWRDQVGCGGAS; from the exons ATGGAGGccgagaagaagagaaaaggtcAGAAGAAGCAGCGGAAGCTGTTGAGCTACGAGGAGCTGCCGGATTACATGAAGGAGAATGAGTACATCAGAGATCACTACAGGGCAGAGTGGCCGATAAGGAACGCACTGCTGAGCCTCTTCTCTTGGCACAATGAAACGCTCAACATCTGGAC GCATCTGCTAGGGTTCGTCCTGTTCTTGGGATTCACTCTGCTGCATCTCAGTCATCATGTAGCAGAGGTGGCTGATTTCCTTGGACATTTCACCTG GTCAATCTCCACAAGTGCAGTGGAAAATGCCTCCTGCAGCCTGGGAAATTTCTTTGGA GAAGCAGCGGCGTTCATTAAGCTGCCCTCTCAAACCGCAGCCGCGTCGTCGCCTTCACATCCGGCGGCAGCCCAGTGGCCCTTCTTCGTGTTCCTCGGCGGCTCCATGTTCTGCCTCCTCTCGAGCAGCGGCTGCCACCTCCTCTGCTGCCACTCGCACCGCCTCAACCTGTTCCTCCTGCGCATGGACTACGTCGGCATCGCCGTCATGATTGTGACCTCCTTCATCCCCCCCATCTATTATATCTTCCAATGCGACCCTCACTGGCAGGTCACCTACCTCGTGGCCATCTCCGCCATGGGCTTCGTCACCGTCTTCACCCTCCTGTCGCCGCAGCTGTCCACCGGCGAGTTCCGAGCGTACCGTGCCCTGCTTTTCGTGGGCATGGGCTTCTCCGGCATCGTGCCCGCGGTGCATGCGGCCATCATGAACTGGGGCGAGCCGCGGCGCAACGTGACGTTGGCCTACGAGACGGCCATGGCCATGTCGTACTTGACGGGGACCATCTTCTACGTGACGAGGGTGCCGGAACGGTGGAAGCCCGGGTGGTTCGATCTCGCCGGCCACAGCCACCAGATATTCCATGTGTTTGTAATCGCGGGCGCGGTGGCGCACTACGGCGCGGCCGTCATCTTCCTCCAGTGGCGCGACCAGGTGGGCTGTGGAGGGGCTTCCTGA